The window CCCTGCCCGCCAAAATCTATGCCAATGAGGGCGCGTGCCAGTTCCTGTTTCTGCAGGGCAACGAGCCGTGCGAGATCAGCTACGCCGACCGCGCGGGCAAATATATGGGGCAAAAGGGCGTCACGCTGCCGAAGCTTTAACCAGCATCGTCCTTGCGAGGAGCCGAAGGCGAAGCGGCAATCCAGAGTCGCGGTAACCGCCCTGGATTGCTTCGCTTCGCTCGCAATGACGGGGTTTAGAAACCGATCATTGCCCTCTCATCAAAATTTGATAACGTTCCCATAAATCATAAACGGGGATGCCATCATGAAATTCGGGTCGGTCGCATTGGCGCTTGCCGCGCTGTTTTCCTCCACCTCGGTCCATGCCGGGGGTTATCTGAAGGTCGAGGGCACGCAGATCGTCGATGGCAGCGGCGAGCCCGTCATCCTGCGCGGCATGGGGCTCGGCGGCTGGATGCTGCAGGAGGGCTATATGCTCAAGCTCGGCGAGGTCGGGCAGCAGCACCGGATCCGCGCCAAGCTCGTCGAACTGGTCGGCGAGGAGCGGACGGCGGAATTCTACCGAGCGTGGCTCGACAACCATACGACCGAGCCCGACATCGCGCAAATGGCGACATGGGGCTTCAACTCGGTGCGCCTGCCGATCCATTTCGACCAGTTGACCCTGCCGGTGGACAAGGAACCGCAGGCCGGGGTCGATACCTGGCACGAGGAGGGCTTCCAGCGCATCGACCGCCTGCTCGCATGGAGCAAGGCGAACCGCATTTACCTGATCCTCGACCTCCACGCCGCGCCCGGCGGGCAAGGCAATGACCTTGCGATTTCCGACCGCGATCCGGCGAAGCCTTCGCTGTGGGAGAGCGAAGAGAACCAGCGCAAGACAGTCGCGCTGTGGACCAAACTCGCGGCGCGCTATGCCGGCGAGCCATGGATCGGCGGCTATGACCTGATCAACGAGCCGAACTGGAGCTTCGCAACGCCGGGCAAGGGCAATGGCTGCGACGAGACCGAAAACAGGGCGGTGTGGGACCTGCAGCAGCGGATCACCGCCGCGATCCGCGGCGTCGACCAGAAGCATATCGTGATCGTCGAGGGCAATTGCTGGGGGAACAACTACAAGGGCCTGCCCGCGGCATGGGACGCCAATTTGGTGCTGAGCTTCCACAAATATTGGAACAACAACGACGGGGCGAGCATCGCCGACATCGTCAAGCTGCGTCAGAGCTATGGCAGGCCGGTGTGGCTCGGCGAGTCGGGCGAGAACAGCAATGTCTGGTTTCGCGACGCGATCCGCCTCGTCGAGGGCGAAGGCATTGGCTGGAATTTCTGGCCGCTCAAGAAGATCGGCTTCAACCAGCCGCTCGAGATCGTCGCCGGCGACGGCTGGATGAAGATCACTGCCTGGGCGACCGGCAAGGGGCCGAAACCCGGCGCCGACGAGGCCTTTGCCGCGATGATGCGGCTGGCCGAAAACACGCGCTTCGAAAACAATATCGCGCATCCCGATGTCATCGACGCGATGATCCGCCAGCCGCACGATGCCAGCGCAAGGCCCTTCACCGCGCGGCGGCTGGACGGTGCGCCGCTCACCATCCGCGCGGTCGATTATGACCTGGGTCCGGCAGGCGTTGCCTATCGCGACAGCGTCGATGCCAATTATCATGTGGCGACCGGCGGCGAACGCACCCCCTGGAACAATGGCACAACCTATCGCAACGACGGCGTGGACATCGCGCGCGACGCCGACGGCAGCCCCTATGTCGGCGACTTCGTCACCGGCGAATGGATGCGCTACAGCCTCGACGCGGCCGCCGCCGGACGCCGCAGCGTGATGATCCGCGCGCGCTCGGCCAAGGGCGGTACGGTCATGCTGGGCGACCGCGAGATCGCGGTCCCGGCGGGGCGGGACTGGGCGACGATCGCCTTGCCCGATATCGCACTACAACCCGGCAGCCATGCCCTCGGCCTGCGCGCCACCGCTTGTGACGACTGCGAAATCAACGATTTGACGCTGACGCCCCTTCCTTGACCATAAAAGTCCGATCCCGCATATTCGCCCGGTTCTGGAGGGGTTCATGACAATGATCGATCACAATGCTCACAATGCCGACGAGGCGAACCGCGACCGCAAGCATTGGTCGGTGCCGCGCCTGCGCAGCATCGTGCCCGCGCGCCGCACCCGAGGGGGAAGCGGAGAGCGGAACGGCGATGTCGACGACATCATCTACGACCTGAGCTGAGCCTCCCGCCCTCGCGGCGGAACCTCCCCGCCTCCCGCGCGTCCTGTCTGCACAAGCGGACGGGGCGCTGAGTGGAGGATGACCCATGTCCATGATCGCCGTCTTTATCGGCCGCCTGTTCATTGCCGTGATTTTCGTGGTGTCGGGGATCAACAAACTGATCCACGTCGCCGATACCAACGCCATGATTTCGGCCGCAGGCCTGCCCGGCGGGCTCGCGATCCCGACCGGCCTGTTCGAACTGATCGCGGGCGTGTGCATCGCGCTCGGCATCGCGACGCGGCTGGTTTCGATCCTGCTCGCGGGTTTCGTGCTGCTCACCATCCTCTTTTTCCACCGCGAATTCACCGATCCGATGCAGGCGATGGCGGCAATGAAGAATCTGGCGATCGCGGGCGGGCTGCTCTGCCTGTTCGGTTATGGCCATACGCGTTGGAGCTATGACGCGCTGCGCCAGCGCCGCCGCGACGAACTCGCGCGCCACAATGCCGAAGCGCGCCTGACCGAAGCCGAATTGCGCGCCGCGCGCGCCGAGGGCCGCGCCGAAGCCGTCGGCGCCCCGGTGGTCGTGGAGAAGCGCCCGTTCTGGCGGCGCTGACCCGCTTCGCGCTTGGCAAGGCGGTCGGCCTGCGCTAGCTTCCACTTAACGTTTACGTAAAGGGAGGTTTGCCATGGCCAGCGGACGCGAGTTCGACATCATCGTCTATGGCGCGACCGGCTTTACCGGCCGCCTCGTCGCCGAATATCTGGTGCAGCATTATGGCGGCCGCGCCGATGCCCCCAAATGGGCGATGGCGGGGCGCAGCGCCGACAAGCTGGCCGAGGTCCGCGACCTGATCGGCGCGCCCAAGGACACACCGCTGGTCGTTGCCGACGCGGACGACCTCGCCAGCCTCGACGCGATGGCGGCGCGAGCGTCGGTCGTGCTGACCACGGTTGGCCCGTACCAGCTTTACGGGAGCGACGTCGTCGCGGCGTGCGTCAAGGCGGGCACCGCCTATGCCGATTTGTGCGGCGAACCCGGCTGGATGCGCGAGATGATCGACGCGCATCAGGACGCCGCCAAGGCGTCGGGCGCGCGCATCACCTTCAGCTGCGGTTTCGATAGCATTCCTTTCGACCTCGGCGTGCTGTTCCTGCAGGCCGAAGCGGTGAAGCGCCACGGCCAACCCGCCCCGCGAGTCAAGGGCCGGGTCCGCAAGATGGCGGGCGGCGCGTCGGGCGGCACGATCGCCAGCCTGACCGAAACGCTGAAGGCGATTGCGAAAAAGCCGTCGCTCGCCCTGCTGCTCAAATCCTCCTTCGCGCTCACACCCGGTTTCGAGGGGCCGTCGCAGCCGAGTGGATTGATTCCGGAGTATGACGGCGCGACCGGCACCTGGACCGCGCCCTTCGTGATGGCGACGATCAACACCAAGAATGTCCACCGCACCAATTTCCTGCTCGGCCATAAATGGGGCGCCGACCTCGTCTATGACGAGATGATGATGACGACGATCGGCGATGCCGGAAAAGCGATGGCCGAGGCGATCGCCAAGGCGAACCCGTTTGGCGAATCCAAGCTCAAGCCCGGCGAGGGGCCGAGCAAGGACGAGCGCGAGAACGGCTTCTACGACATATTGTTCGTCGGCGAATATCCCGACGGGACGAGCATTCGTGCTTCGGTGCAGGGCGACCGCGATCCCGGTTACGGCTCGACGTCGAAGATGCTTGCCGAAACCGGCATGGCGTTGCTCGCGAACAAGGGCGACGGCGGGGTGTGGACCCCCGGGGCCTTGCTCGGCGAGGCGCTGATCGACCGGCTGACCGCCAACGCCGGACTGACCTTCCAAATCGAGGAATAAGACCAGGATGACGACCTCTCCCAGCGCGCTCGACGCGCTGCTTTCGACGCTGCGTACCGAAGAGGGCGTGGCCAGGGCGCATATCGACGATGGCTGGATGCAGGGCCGCACCGCCTATGGCGGGATCAGCTCGGCGGTCGCGCTCGCGGGCGCGATGGCGCTGCACCCCACCGACACCCCGCTGCGTTATGCGCAGATCAGCTTCGTCGGCCCGGTCGGCGGCGATTGCACCGTCGCCACGCGCGTGCTGCGCCAGTCGAAATCC is drawn from Sphingopyxis sp. OPL5 and contains these coding sequences:
- a CDS encoding DoxX family protein; translated protein: MSMIAVFIGRLFIAVIFVVSGINKLIHVADTNAMISAAGLPGGLAIPTGLFELIAGVCIALGIATRLVSILLAGFVLLTILFFHREFTDPMQAMAAMKNLAIAGGLLCLFGYGHTRWSYDALRQRRRDELARHNAEARLTEAELRAARAEGRAEAVGAPVVVEKRPFWRR
- a CDS encoding cellulase family glycosylhydrolase; translation: MKFGSVALALAALFSSTSVHAGGYLKVEGTQIVDGSGEPVILRGMGLGGWMLQEGYMLKLGEVGQQHRIRAKLVELVGEERTAEFYRAWLDNHTTEPDIAQMATWGFNSVRLPIHFDQLTLPVDKEPQAGVDTWHEEGFQRIDRLLAWSKANRIYLILDLHAAPGGQGNDLAISDRDPAKPSLWESEENQRKTVALWTKLAARYAGEPWIGGYDLINEPNWSFATPGKGNGCDETENRAVWDLQQRITAAIRGVDQKHIVIVEGNCWGNNYKGLPAAWDANLVLSFHKYWNNNDGASIADIVKLRQSYGRPVWLGESGENSNVWFRDAIRLVEGEGIGWNFWPLKKIGFNQPLEIVAGDGWMKITAWATGKGPKPGADEAFAAMMRLAENTRFENNIAHPDVIDAMIRQPHDASARPFTARRLDGAPLTIRAVDYDLGPAGVAYRDSVDANYHVATGGERTPWNNGTTYRNDGVDIARDADGSPYVGDFVTGEWMRYSLDAAAAGRRSVMIRARSAKGGTVMLGDREIAVPAGRDWATIALPDIALQPGSHALGLRATACDDCEINDLTLTPLP
- a CDS encoding saccharopine dehydrogenase family protein, translating into MASGREFDIIVYGATGFTGRLVAEYLVQHYGGRADAPKWAMAGRSADKLAEVRDLIGAPKDTPLVVADADDLASLDAMAARASVVLTTVGPYQLYGSDVVAACVKAGTAYADLCGEPGWMREMIDAHQDAAKASGARITFSCGFDSIPFDLGVLFLQAEAVKRHGQPAPRVKGRVRKMAGGASGGTIASLTETLKAIAKKPSLALLLKSSFALTPGFEGPSQPSGLIPEYDGATGTWTAPFVMATINTKNVHRTNFLLGHKWGADLVYDEMMMTTIGDAGKAMAEAIAKANPFGESKLKPGEGPSKDERENGFYDILFVGEYPDGTSIRASVQGDRDPGYGSTSKMLAETGMALLANKGDGGVWTPGALLGEALIDRLTANAGLTFQIEE